One region of Mus musculus strain C57BL/6J chromosome 3, GRCm38.p6 C57BL/6J genomic DNA includes:
- the Tyw3 gene encoding tRNA wybutosine-synthesizing protein 3 homolog isoform 1 (isoform 1 is encoded by transcript variant 1), with the protein MDRSAEFGRWKAQSLSKADLSRKGSVDEDAVEVVELLNSREEFFTTSSCAGRILLLDGSTEGSGVQKQHCCWLLVTHKPCARDDVMAALKGATSEAVLKFEPFILHVQCRTLQDAQTLHSVAIDSGFRNSGITVGKRGKTMLAVRGTHGLEVPLTHKGKLMVTEEYIEFLLTIANQKMEENKRRIGRFYNYLQHALKRETISNSHSKIKERNNPLCTHKNRRSQGKAQGPSTTEDNGRELEDGDGLEISAALFLGDD; encoded by the exons atgGACCGTAGCGCGGAGTTCGGCCGGTGGAAGGCGCAGAGTCTGAGCAAGGCGGACCTTAGCCGCAAGGGCAGTGTGGACGAGGACGCGGTGGAGGTGGTGGAGCTCCTGAACTCGCGGGAAGAGTTTTTCACCACCAGCTCCTGCGCAGGGCGCATCCTCCTTCTGGACGGG AGCACAGAAGGCTCTGGAGTTCAGAAGCAAcactgctgctggctgctggtCACACACAAACCGTGTGCGAGAGACGATGTG ATGGCAGCTCTGAAGGGTGCAACCAGCGAAGCTGTTTTGAAGTTTGAACCTTTTATCCTCCATGTGCAATGCCGGACACTGCAGGACGCACAAACCCTG CACTCAGTGGCAATTGATTCTGGCTTCAGGAACTCTGGCATCACCGTGGGAAAGCGAGGGAAGACCATGCTG GCTGTCCGGGGTACACATGGATTGGAAGTCCCATTAACCCACAAGGGAAAGCTGATGGTGACAGAGGAATATATTGAGTTCCTGTTAACTATAGCAAATCAGAAAATGGAGGAAAACAAGAGAAGAATTGGGAG GTTTTATAACTACCTACAACATGCTCTCAAACGAGAAACCATTTCAAACTCACATTCCAAGATCAAAGAGAGAAATAACCCACTTTGTACTCATAAGAATAGGCGGAGCCAAGGAAAAGCGCAGGGCCCATCGACCACTGAAGACAACGGGAGGGAGCTGGAAGACGGTGATGGCCTGGAAATCAGTGCTGCACTCTTCCTGGGAGACGACTGA
- the Tyw3 gene encoding tRNA wybutosine-synthesizing protein 3 homolog isoform 2 (isoform 2 is encoded by transcript variant 2), with amino-acid sequence MDRSAEFGRWKAQSLSKADLSRKGSVDEDAVEVVELLNSREEFFTTSSCAGRILLLDGSTEGSGVQKQHCCWLLVTHKPCARDDVMAALKGATSEAVLKFEPFILHVQCRTLQDAQTLHSVAIDSGFRNSGITVGKRGKTMLVL; translated from the exons atgGACCGTAGCGCGGAGTTCGGCCGGTGGAAGGCGCAGAGTCTGAGCAAGGCGGACCTTAGCCGCAAGGGCAGTGTGGACGAGGACGCGGTGGAGGTGGTGGAGCTCCTGAACTCGCGGGAAGAGTTTTTCACCACCAGCTCCTGCGCAGGGCGCATCCTCCTTCTGGACGGG AGCACAGAAGGCTCTGGAGTTCAGAAGCAAcactgctgctggctgctggtCACACACAAACCGTGTGCGAGAGACGATGTG ATGGCAGCTCTGAAGGGTGCAACCAGCGAAGCTGTTTTGAAGTTTGAACCTTTTATCCTCCATGTGCAATGCCGGACACTGCAGGACGCACAAACCCTG CACTCAGTGGCAATTGATTCTGGCTTCAGGAACTCTGGCATCACCGTGGGAAAGCGAGGGAAGACCATGCTG GTTTTATAA